From Amphritea atlantica, a single genomic window includes:
- a CDS encoding DUF3080 family protein: MQYSYRLLIILIATALLQGCDQRPAESMLERYSNRVANSLDSDTELDLNIPLQLPPYPRRRERIQPVTDLRQGLIEVLNLRHCQLINLIAERNSSLGKVMPPSRQVVYEIRLLFRLGRCQQTLKQPQAEADPQLIRQIEDIFQIKKASFEAALWNGIFTSEAMERNFSLSEPPLALTDDDGFSQSRQALLIFNQLAALNNATASFQPEWPEPDYLDQLEPHYQALSVLRFGSRWLRSLYLITYTLDHTARVIEQRLEQRPLCFNNRATPQALIVKNVFNKYYAGELQPYMARIDREGREWLQLNHSLLQNFNDIPAAMQRYQSLILDPDGPLWQNYTSARERHTKAWQQLLSQCNLMPGT; the protein is encoded by the coding sequence ATGCAATATAGCTACCGGCTCCTGATAATCCTGATCGCCACAGCGCTGCTGCAGGGCTGCGATCAGCGCCCTGCTGAATCGATGCTGGAACGGTACAGCAACCGGGTCGCTAACAGCCTGGACAGTGATACCGAACTGGATCTTAATATACCGCTTCAGTTGCCCCCATACCCCCGCCGCCGGGAACGTATACAGCCTGTGACAGACCTGCGCCAGGGACTCATTGAAGTTCTTAACCTGCGCCACTGCCAACTCATCAACCTAATCGCTGAGCGCAACAGCTCACTGGGCAAGGTGATGCCTCCCTCGCGACAAGTGGTGTATGAGATCCGGCTACTTTTCCGCCTGGGCCGCTGCCAGCAAACCCTGAAGCAGCCCCAGGCAGAGGCCGATCCTCAGCTGATCCGACAGATTGAAGATATTTTTCAGATCAAAAAAGCCAGCTTCGAAGCCGCGCTCTGGAATGGAATATTTACCAGCGAAGCAATGGAGCGAAACTTTTCATTGTCAGAGCCTCCGCTTGCTCTGACCGACGATGATGGCTTCAGCCAGAGCCGTCAGGCCCTGCTCATATTTAACCAACTGGCGGCCCTGAATAATGCTACCGCCTCATTTCAGCCAGAATGGCCTGAACCGGACTATCTTGATCAGCTTGAACCCCACTACCAGGCCCTGTCCGTGCTGCGTTTTGGCAGTCGCTGGCTGCGATCCCTCTATCTGATCACCTACACCCTCGACCACACTGCCCGGGTAATTGAACAGAGACTCGAACAACGACCACTCTGCTTCAACAATAGGGCGACGCCACAAGCACTGATCGTGAAAAACGTTTTCAACAAATACTATGCGGGAGAACTACAGCCCTACATGGCCAGGATAGACCGGGAAGGCCGGGAGTGGCTGCAACTGAACCATAGCCTGCTGCAGAACTTTAATGATATCCCCGCTGCCATGCAGCGCTATCAAAGCCTGATACTCGACCCGGACGGCCCTCTGTGGCAGAACTACACGTCAGCAAGAGAGCGTCATACTAAAGCGTGGCAACAACTCCTCAGCCAGTGCAACCTGATGCCCGGTACATGA
- a CDS encoding MATE family efflux transporter has product MKPHSSLSFQESRHILALAIPILIAELSQAAMGFVDTLMAARYGAEDLAAVALGSGIWLPVVISLGGLLMAVTPMVANHAGSDQLRRTRLIFHQGVLIALLAGIAAWLILRNMAPVLDLMQVTGSLKEKTLGYLDALSWGIPGMLLYQGARSYSEGLGKTKPLMKIGLFALLCNIPLNYLLIYGKLGFPELGGVGCGWATTIVMWIMALTTGCYLHYSRHFRSLFLISLPRPRAKYFLTILKIGVPIGFTLLIEVSMFTVIALLIARLGENVIAAHQITLSFTGMVFMIPLSISLALTIRIGQFIGSKDPVGATITARNGYAIVCCSSVISCSLIALLSVQIASLYSSDSDIVQLASSLLLIAAIFQIPDAIQVASAGILRGHKDTAVPLMIVFTAYWLIGLPLGYVLGLTDIIIPATGARGFWLGMVAGLSVGAILLLLRYLTIKSKCNIATGS; this is encoded by the coding sequence TTGAAACCACATTCTTCACTCTCTTTTCAGGAGAGTCGTCATATTCTGGCACTGGCTATTCCAATCCTTATAGCTGAACTGTCACAAGCAGCAATGGGGTTTGTTGATACGCTGATGGCTGCTCGCTATGGTGCAGAAGACCTTGCTGCCGTTGCACTTGGATCGGGTATCTGGCTGCCCGTAGTTATCTCTCTGGGCGGTCTGTTGATGGCGGTCACCCCCATGGTAGCCAATCATGCGGGCAGCGATCAGTTACGCAGAACCCGGTTGATATTTCATCAGGGGGTTCTGATCGCCCTTTTAGCGGGCATTGCAGCCTGGCTGATCCTACGAAACATGGCCCCGGTTCTTGACCTTATGCAGGTAACCGGCAGCCTGAAAGAGAAAACCCTGGGTTATCTTGATGCGCTTTCCTGGGGCATACCTGGCATGCTGCTTTATCAGGGGGCCCGCAGTTATTCAGAAGGACTGGGGAAAACCAAGCCACTGATGAAGATAGGCCTGTTCGCTCTGCTCTGCAACATCCCGCTTAACTACCTGCTAATCTACGGCAAACTGGGTTTTCCTGAGCTGGGTGGCGTTGGTTGCGGCTGGGCCACAACGATAGTGATGTGGATTATGGCGTTAACAACCGGTTGCTACCTTCACTACTCCCGCCACTTTCGCAGCCTCTTTCTGATCTCTCTGCCAAGACCCAGAGCAAAATACTTCCTCACCATTCTTAAAATCGGCGTGCCTATCGGCTTTACCCTGCTGATCGAAGTCAGCATGTTTACGGTTATCGCCCTGCTGATTGCCCGACTGGGGGAAAATGTCATTGCCGCCCACCAGATAACGCTGAGCTTTACCGGCATGGTCTTTATGATCCCCCTCAGCATATCTTTGGCACTAACCATCCGAATCGGGCAGTTTATCGGGAGCAAGGATCCCGTCGGCGCAACCATCACGGCCCGCAATGGCTATGCCATTGTCTGCTGCAGTTCCGTTATCTCCTGCTCACTGATCGCATTGCTATCCGTTCAGATAGCCTCTCTGTACAGCAGCGACAGCGATATAGTTCAGCTCGCCAGCAGCCTGCTGCTGATTGCAGCGATTTTTCAGATTCCCGATGCCATCCAGGTCGCCAGTGCAGGCATCTTAAGAGGACACAAAGATACCGCCGTGCCACTAATGATCGTGTTCACGGCCTACTGGCTGATCGGTCTGCCTTTAGGTTACGTCCTCGGCCTCACCGACATCATCATACCCGCAACGGGTGCCCGGGGGTTCTGGCTGGGAATGGTCGCCGGACTGTCAGTGGGCGCTATACTGTTATTACTGCGCTATCTGACTATTAAATCAAAATGCAATATAGCTACCGGCTCCTGA
- a CDS encoding transglycosylase SLT domain-containing protein, which produces MSATKRPRIIHSIFLCTLMTVTLSKAQANAAPVKPTGTDQSPQDLYIQALDMLNGDNLEAFYQLKSRLTTYPLYPYLEQKELVHNFDNIAQHHINLYSKTYEGIPTVYPLQQKWLNYLAGNQRWKQYISAYRNADVKSEQYECNYRNALLQTGQSSLAIKGIETLWNTGHSISNACDPVFSYWMSNANAPSGKLAYQRFWKAIDKGNIKLAKYLTRFIKQKQQSQATERFIAVHNSPSLVQSPKYLPGDTTASRSTYLYGIDRLSRKSPQAATQVWLKIGSTLSFTPDDRQKLARNLARRLTYRPDQQTDTLLSQLNQPHDDEIQERRIMLALTGLNWKKVHQLIDQLPAKNQQEERWVYWKTLAASHIEGLKPSYSEAFTKLSRERSYYGLLAARTLQTGFHLNPQQNRVSEEAVALQQQLPAMRRMHELYQLDERYLARREWNQLTRDYDANQFRTAATVLHRWGWHNMAIIGVAQAKYWDDITLRFPMPYSETFSALAGQYKIDTNWARAIARQESAYQPYARSSVGARGLMQLMPKTAQSTAKHHNIPYKNSSDLYQPETNINIGVAYLAEMQEKFDNNQIYATAAYNAGPHRVKRWLEQRGALPVDIWIETIPFNETRRYVMNVMAYHAVYRTLAGQPSHIIEGQTAFRVALQNSTGATQAEQLRDFIRFNRHSTTTR; this is translated from the coding sequence ATGAGCGCAACCAAACGGCCCCGGATTATTCACAGCATTTTTCTCTGTACGCTGATGACTGTCACACTGAGCAAGGCACAGGCGAATGCCGCTCCAGTTAAGCCTACCGGAACAGATCAGTCACCACAGGATCTCTATATCCAGGCCCTCGATATGCTCAACGGGGATAACCTGGAAGCGTTTTACCAGCTTAAATCCCGGTTAACCACATACCCTTTGTATCCATATCTTGAACAAAAAGAGCTGGTACACAACTTCGACAATATCGCTCAGCACCACATAAACCTCTACAGCAAAACCTACGAAGGGATTCCCACGGTTTACCCGTTACAACAGAAATGGCTGAATTACCTGGCAGGCAACCAGCGCTGGAAGCAGTATATCTCAGCCTACCGGAACGCTGACGTTAAGAGTGAGCAGTATGAGTGCAACTATCGCAACGCGCTGCTGCAAACAGGCCAGTCCAGCCTTGCGATCAAAGGAATTGAAACCTTATGGAATACCGGCCACTCAATATCTAACGCATGTGATCCCGTGTTTAGCTACTGGATGAGCAACGCTAACGCCCCCTCCGGTAAACTGGCGTATCAGCGCTTCTGGAAAGCAATTGATAAAGGCAATATCAAACTGGCTAAGTATCTGACACGCTTCATAAAACAGAAACAGCAAAGCCAGGCGACAGAGCGCTTCATTGCGGTTCATAATAGCCCCTCTCTGGTTCAAAGCCCGAAATATCTGCCTGGGGACACTACTGCCAGCCGATCAACCTACCTATATGGTATCGACCGCCTTTCAAGAAAAAGCCCTCAGGCAGCAACACAGGTATGGTTAAAGATTGGCTCAACTCTTTCATTCACCCCGGATGATCGCCAAAAACTGGCACGAAACCTTGCCCGACGCCTGACTTACCGGCCTGACCAGCAAACCGACACACTCCTCAGCCAACTCAATCAACCCCATGATGATGAGATTCAGGAGCGCCGCATTATGCTGGCGCTGACCGGCCTAAACTGGAAAAAAGTCCACCAGCTTATTGACCAGTTACCTGCAAAAAACCAGCAGGAAGAGCGCTGGGTCTATTGGAAAACCCTTGCCGCCAGTCATATTGAGGGACTCAAACCCAGCTACTCAGAGGCGTTTACAAAACTCAGCAGGGAACGCAGCTACTATGGCTTACTGGCCGCCCGCACCCTGCAGACTGGTTTTCACCTCAATCCGCAGCAAAACAGAGTTTCAGAAGAAGCGGTTGCACTGCAACAACAACTCCCCGCGATGCGGCGTATGCATGAGCTGTATCAACTGGATGAACGCTACCTCGCCCGCCGGGAGTGGAACCAACTGACCCGCGACTACGATGCCAATCAGTTTCGCACGGCTGCCACAGTTCTGCACCGATGGGGCTGGCACAATATGGCGATCATCGGTGTCGCCCAGGCAAAATACTGGGATGATATTACCCTGCGCTTCCCAATGCCCTATTCGGAAACGTTTTCCGCCCTGGCAGGACAGTACAAGATAGACACCAACTGGGCTCGGGCAATTGCACGCCAGGAAAGCGCCTATCAGCCTTATGCCCGCTCCAGTGTGGGCGCCAGAGGCCTGATGCAACTGATGCCCAAAACAGCCCAATCAACCGCAAAGCATCATAATATCCCGTACAAAAACAGCAGCGACCTGTATCAACCCGAGACCAACATCAATATCGGGGTAGCCTACCTTGCAGAGATGCAGGAAAAGTTCGACAACAATCAGATATATGCTACAGCCGCCTATAATGCAGGCCCCCATCGCGTGAAGCGGTGGCTTGAGCAACGGGGAGCGCTGCCGGTTGATATCTGGATCGAAACCATTCCGTTTAACGAAACCCGCCGTTATGTAATGAACGTCATGGCCTACCACGCGGTTTACAGAACCCTGGCTGGACAGCCGTCGCACATTATTGAGGGACAAACAGCCTTCCGTGTTGCGCTGCAAAATTCAACCGGTGCAACTCAGGCAGAACAGCTGAGAGACTTCATCCGTTTTAATCGCCACTCCACTACAACCCGTTAA
- the phaC gene encoding class I poly(R)-hydroxyalkanoic acid synthase, with the protein MENNSNILSNPQEFINYLNQESKKVLDIYAQGNSEDLFKQFTQSWTELAARSFEDPSVWVRAITDYQQAQINLWQNILTGKAVDKPVAEPLKGDRRFAAEEWSQNPVFSYIKQSYLLTSNLLNDMAANAKLSDSEQKKLEFYTQQYTDAMSPTNFALTNPEVLQQALETKGQSLVDGLQNLLGDVEKGRITMTDEAAFTLGENIATSEGAVVFENEMLQLIQYKPSTEQVYSRPTLIVPPCINKFYILDLQEHNSYVKYCVDQGLTVFLISWVNPTVDQRDLAWDDYVENGTLKAIDAVKKITEQDKINCVSWCIGGTILASTLAVMAKRKDESVASATFLTTLTDFTDPGDLSVFIDEQQVKQLTQKVDDEGLLNGRNLATAFNMLRSNDLVWSYVVNNYLKGQNPAPFDILYWNSDSTNLPAKMYNFYINEMYINNKLAQPGGLTICGESIDLRDIKIPVYFLSTIEDHIAPWKGTFKGTEMMQGKIEFVLGASGHVAGVINPASKNRRNYWTGGELGQGPDHWLETAERQEGSWWPNWTKWLKPKAGKKVDAPKELGNAELKVIEPAPGRYVTSRVD; encoded by the coding sequence ATGGAAAATAACAGTAATATCCTCTCCAACCCGCAAGAATTTATTAATTACCTGAATCAGGAAAGCAAGAAGGTTCTGGATATCTACGCTCAGGGTAACAGTGAAGATTTGTTCAAGCAGTTCACCCAGTCCTGGACTGAGCTGGCCGCCCGCTCATTCGAAGACCCCTCAGTATGGGTCCGGGCTATTACTGACTATCAGCAGGCACAAATCAACCTGTGGCAGAACATTCTGACCGGAAAAGCGGTCGACAAGCCGGTTGCTGAGCCACTCAAAGGTGATCGTCGCTTCGCGGCAGAAGAGTGGAGCCAAAATCCGGTCTTCTCCTACATTAAGCAATCCTACCTACTGACGTCCAACCTGCTTAACGACATGGCAGCTAACGCTAAACTCAGCGATAGTGAGCAGAAAAAGCTCGAGTTCTATACTCAGCAATATACTGATGCGATGTCACCTACCAACTTTGCCCTGACCAACCCTGAAGTCTTGCAACAGGCACTTGAAACAAAGGGTCAGAGCTTAGTCGATGGTCTGCAAAATCTGCTGGGTGATGTTGAGAAAGGTCGCATCACCATGACCGATGAAGCCGCATTCACTCTGGGTGAAAACATTGCCACATCGGAAGGTGCTGTTGTTTTCGAAAACGAGATGCTTCAGCTTATTCAGTACAAGCCCTCCACTGAACAGGTTTACAGCCGCCCGACACTAATCGTGCCGCCCTGCATCAACAAGTTTTACATTCTCGATCTGCAGGAACATAACTCCTATGTTAAGTACTGCGTTGATCAGGGCCTGACTGTTTTCCTGATCTCCTGGGTTAACCCAACTGTAGATCAACGCGACCTGGCGTGGGATGACTATGTCGAAAACGGCACCCTGAAAGCGATTGATGCGGTCAAGAAGATCACCGAACAGGATAAGATTAACTGCGTTTCATGGTGTATTGGCGGTACTATTCTGGCCTCCACTCTGGCGGTCATGGCTAAGCGTAAAGATGAATCCGTTGCCTCAGCAACCTTCCTGACTACGTTGACCGACTTTACCGATCCGGGTGACCTGAGCGTATTTATCGATGAGCAGCAGGTAAAACAGCTGACTCAGAAAGTCGATGACGAAGGACTGCTGAACGGTCGTAACCTGGCAACAGCATTCAATATGCTTCGCTCTAATGATCTGGTCTGGTCTTACGTTGTCAACAACTACCTTAAGGGTCAGAATCCGGCACCATTCGATATCCTTTACTGGAACTCGGACTCCACCAACCTGCCGGCTAAGATGTACAATTTCTATATCAACGAGATGTATATCAATAACAAACTGGCCCAGCCGGGCGGCCTCACTATCTGCGGCGAATCGATTGACCTTCGCGATATCAAGATTCCGGTTTACTTCCTCTCCACGATTGAAGACCACATCGCTCCATGGAAAGGCACCTTCAAAGGTACTGAGATGATGCAGGGTAAAATTGAATTCGTACTGGGCGCCAGCGGACACGTTGCCGGCGTCATCAACCCGGCCTCGAAGAACCGCCGCAACTACTGGACTGGCGGGGAACTCGGACAAGGCCCTGATCACTGGCTGGAAACCGCTGAGCGCCAGGAAGGCAGCTGGTGGCCAAACTGGACTAAGTGGCTGAAGCCAAAAGCGGGTAAGAAAGTCGATGCACCCAAAGAGTTGGGCAATGCAGAACTCAAAGTCATTGAACCGGCTCCGGGACGTTATGTTACCAGCCGCGTTGACTAA
- a CDS encoding TatD family hydrolase — protein sequence MNKTRYSLTDIGINLTDSVFDADRETVIQSAESAGVKRMLITGTTAAESEKAISLCQQHPNTLFCTAGVHPHYSKEFSPAIRDTLAALLKQPEVRAVGETGLDFNRNVSSPEQQIRAFEQQLELAAESGLPLFLHERDAHNKQIEMLRHARDHLHGGVAHCFTGSRKELYNYLDLDLYIGITGWICDERRGGELLGLVKDIPANRLMLETDAPYLIPRNLNPKPKSRRNLPAYLIHILEQVAQERACDPQELALQTEANCQRLFRFNQTKEEAGQ from the coding sequence ATGAACAAAACCCGCTACTCACTGACCGATATCGGCATCAACCTTACTGACTCAGTCTTTGATGCCGACCGTGAAACGGTTATTCAGAGTGCTGAAAGCGCCGGGGTTAAACGAATGCTGATCACCGGAACCACGGCAGCCGAAAGTGAAAAGGCGATCAGCCTGTGCCAACAGCACCCTAACACGCTGTTTTGCACTGCAGGGGTCCACCCCCACTACAGCAAAGAGTTTTCGCCGGCCATCCGGGATACCCTGGCAGCACTGCTTAAACAGCCAGAAGTTCGTGCAGTTGGCGAAACCGGGCTGGACTTTAACCGCAACGTCTCATCCCCTGAGCAACAGATCCGGGCATTTGAACAGCAACTGGAGCTGGCCGCAGAATCGGGTCTGCCTCTGTTTCTACACGAACGGGATGCCCATAACAAACAGATTGAAATGCTCCGGCACGCCAGAGATCACCTGCATGGCGGCGTAGCCCACTGCTTTACCGGCAGCCGTAAAGAGCTTTATAACTACCTCGACCTTGATCTCTATATCGGTATTACCGGCTGGATCTGTGATGAGCGCCGAGGCGGCGAACTATTAGGTCTGGTAAAAGATATTCCAGCTAACCGGCTAATGCTGGAAACCGACGCACCCTACCTCATTCCCCGCAACCTGAACCCTAAGCCCAAAAGCCGCCGTAACCTGCCCGCCTACCTGATACACATCCTCGAACAGGTAGCTCAGGAAAGAGCATGTGATCCGCAAGAGCTGGCCCTGCAGACGGAGGCCAATTGCCAGAGGCTGTTCCGGTTCAATCAGACGAAGGAGGAAGCCGGGCAATAA
- a CDS encoding ATP-binding cassette domain-containing protein, whose amino-acid sequence MALIRLDKVSVAFGDKQLLDHIDFQLDKGERVALVGINGAGKSTLLKVLARHQPTDDGDIWQDGGARVAELSQMLPAADERRVRDVVASGCAETVDLLNRYETLAMSHSDADMAELERLQHQIELVDGWHLEQKIQQVLERLELDGEQLMSALSGGWRRRAALGAALVQSPDILLLDEPTNHLDIETIEWLEKQIMEFRGGVLFISHDRSLVERLATRIVELDRGKLTSFPGNYSAYLTQKEKLLEEEERHNALFDKRLAEEEKWIRQGIKARRTRNEGRVRALKDLRVERSQRREQQGKAKFQVEQADRSGKIVIELEKVSHGYNGEPVISDLTLSVQRGDRIGLIGPNGIGKSTLLKVLLGQLAPDQGTVKLGTSLNIAYFDQLRGKLDPEKTIIDNISEGRESITINGKSRHIISYLSDFLFSPERARTPVKALSGGECNRVMLAKLFSQPSNLLVLDEPTNDLDIETLELLEEILLEYKGTLLLVSHDRAFLDNVVTSTLVFEGGGRIQEYVGGYEDWLRQRAQAVTTNIAKAESRPAPVVAEKAASAPAKKKLSYKLQRELDMLPGQLEQLEGDIEQLHLETSAADFYNGDHEHVSAKLAELQAKETQLEELMERWVELEAML is encoded by the coding sequence ATGGCTCTGATCAGACTTGATAAGGTCTCTGTCGCATTTGGCGATAAACAACTGCTCGATCATATCGACTTTCAGCTGGATAAAGGCGAACGGGTTGCTTTGGTAGGCATCAATGGGGCGGGTAAATCGACCCTGCTGAAGGTATTGGCACGTCATCAGCCGACCGATGACGGTGATATCTGGCAGGATGGAGGGGCGCGCGTTGCTGAGCTTTCTCAGATGCTGCCTGCCGCAGATGAACGCCGGGTCCGTGATGTCGTTGCTTCCGGCTGTGCCGAGACAGTTGATCTGCTGAATCGTTACGAAACCCTTGCTATGAGCCACAGTGATGCTGATATGGCTGAACTGGAACGGTTACAGCATCAGATCGAACTGGTCGATGGCTGGCACTTGGAGCAGAAAATACAGCAGGTGCTGGAGCGCCTGGAACTCGATGGTGAGCAGCTAATGTCTGCGCTTTCAGGTGGCTGGAGGCGTCGGGCTGCTTTAGGGGCTGCGCTGGTTCAGTCTCCGGATATACTGTTGCTGGATGAGCCGACCAACCATCTGGACATCGAAACCATCGAGTGGCTTGAAAAGCAGATCATGGAGTTTCGCGGCGGTGTACTGTTTATCTCCCACGACCGTTCGCTGGTTGAGCGTCTGGCTACCCGGATTGTTGAACTGGATCGCGGAAAACTGACATCCTTTCCGGGTAATTATTCCGCCTACCTGACGCAAAAAGAGAAACTTCTCGAAGAGGAGGAGCGGCATAACGCGCTGTTTGATAAGCGGCTGGCTGAGGAAGAGAAGTGGATTCGTCAGGGGATCAAGGCGCGCAGAACCCGTAATGAAGGGCGCGTCCGCGCGTTGAAAGATTTGCGCGTTGAGCGTTCACAGCGTCGTGAGCAGCAGGGCAAGGCGAAGTTTCAGGTAGAGCAGGCCGACCGTTCCGGAAAGATCGTTATTGAATTGGAAAAGGTCAGTCACGGGTATAACGGTGAACCCGTTATCAGCGATTTAACTTTATCGGTGCAGCGAGGTGACAGGATCGGTCTGATCGGGCCTAACGGTATTGGTAAGAGTACACTTTTAAAAGTGTTGCTGGGGCAACTGGCACCTGATCAGGGGACGGTTAAGCTTGGTACCAGTCTGAATATTGCCTACTTCGATCAGTTGCGCGGCAAGCTGGATCCGGAAAAAACCATTATTGATAACATCTCTGAAGGACGTGAGAGTATTACGATTAATGGAAAGTCGCGACATATTATCAGTTATCTGAGCGATTTTCTGTTCTCTCCAGAGCGGGCCCGTACACCGGTCAAAGCATTGTCCGGTGGTGAGTGTAACCGGGTTATGCTGGCTAAACTGTTCAGTCAGCCATCTAATCTGCTGGTGCTTGATGAGCCGACCAATGACCTGGATATCGAAACTCTGGAGTTGCTTGAAGAGATTCTTCTGGAGTACAAGGGCACCTTGCTGTTGGTCAGTCATGACCGGGCGTTTCTCGATAATGTTGTGACCTCCACGCTGGTGTTTGAGGGCGGGGGGCGAATTCAGGAGTATGTCGGCGGATATGAAGACTGGCTGCGGCAGCGTGCTCAGGCCGTCACTACTAATATTGCGAAGGCCGAATCCAGGCCAGCCCCCGTGGTCGCAGAAAAAGCTGCCAGCGCGCCGGCTAAGAAAAAGCTGAGTTATAAATTGCAACGGGAGCTGGATATGCTGCCGGGACAGTTGGAACAGTTGGAAGGGGATATTGAGCAGCTGCATCTGGAAACCAGTGCAGCTGATTTTTACAATGGTGATCACGAGCATGTTTCAGCCAAACTGGCTGAGTTGCAGGCGAAAGAGACCCAGCTTGAAGAGCTCATGGAGCGCTGGGTTGAATTAGAGGCAATGCTGTAA
- a CDS encoding universal stress protein, translated as MSLYKHILVATDLSEESDQLIDKVKQLAECTQAELSLIHVIEPLSFAYGGDVPMDLTTIQAQLDEHAQSKMTRYRKQLDYQVKQCHVVSGHTETEIHRIAEEQGCDLIMVGSHGRHGLALLLGSTANGVLHGAKCDVLAIRVKAKD; from the coding sequence ATGTCCCTGTATAAACATATTTTAGTGGCGACCGATCTGTCAGAAGAGTCTGATCAGCTGATCGACAAAGTTAAACAGCTAGCAGAATGCACCCAAGCGGAACTCTCTCTGATTCATGTAATTGAACCCCTGAGCTTTGCCTATGGCGGTGATGTCCCAATGGACCTGACAACGATTCAGGCACAACTGGATGAACACGCCCAAAGCAAAATGACCCGTTACCGCAAGCAACTGGACTATCAGGTAAAACAGTGTCACGTTGTCTCCGGCCATACCGAAACTGAGATTCATCGGATTGCCGAAGAACAGGGCTGTGACCTGATCATGGTCGGTAGTCATGGTCGCCACGGCCTGGCGCTCCTCTTAGGTTCTACGGCGAATGGCGTACTCCACGGCGCAAAGTGCGACGTTCTCGCTATCAGGGTTAAAGCGAAGGACTAG
- a CDS encoding DUF1653 domain-containing protein, with protein sequence MTLKPGFYRHYKGAEYQVLHLARHSETEEWLVVYQPCYGDRGIWVRPLSMFTENVTAADGTVVPRFQFVRGDQGT encoded by the coding sequence ATGACACTTAAGCCCGGCTTCTATCGGCATTACAAGGGTGCAGAATATCAGGTGTTGCATCTTGCCAGGCATTCAGAGACTGAGGAATGGCTGGTGGTTTATCAGCCCTGTTATGGTGACCGGGGTATCTGGGTTCGGCCTCTGTCAATGTTTACAGAAAACGTTACCGCAGCGGATGGTACGGTGGTACCCAGGTTTCAGTTTGTCCGGGGAGATCAGGGTACTTAA
- a CDS encoding glutaredoxin family protein yields the protein MRQFLLMSSVGCHLCDDAAEVLINTLDPQQHLLDEVDIAYDDALMEKYAVLIPVLVEESSGAELRWPFDHEEVRGFIARLPPSSD from the coding sequence ATGCGACAGTTTTTACTCATGAGCAGTGTTGGTTGTCATTTGTGTGATGACGCTGCAGAAGTTCTCATTAACACGCTCGATCCTCAGCAACACCTGCTGGATGAAGTGGATATTGCCTATGACGATGCCTTGATGGAAAAGTACGCTGTGCTGATCCCGGTGTTGGTGGAGGAATCCAGTGGTGCTGAATTGCGATGGCCTTTTGATCACGAGGAGGTGAGGGGGTTTATTGCCCGGCTTCCTCCTTCGTCTGATTGA
- a CDS encoding DNA topoisomerase I, with protein MLQDNLIFLFSLIGIGFVALLVNNFFSTREQQQEYRTKRLRTLNKASGEAMESLAVLREANCRAEITDALSGYVVSMIEEIASLAPDSDLLQDISAQKETTDRVSAVPGGFNNDRALKKAQIHIQHAEKLCIEMAQSGKLSVSRAKQFQQDLYWLHVSVFVEAHIQQGNSYLDRDDKLLAMSHYKHAKAMIARANVPQKQKQDYIDTIRDLLNRARPSSAMAAGNLAASLEELTAKESKEEQG; from the coding sequence ATGTTGCAAGACAACCTGATTTTTCTTTTTTCGTTGATCGGCATAGGCTTCGTTGCACTACTGGTTAACAACTTTTTCTCAACCAGAGAACAGCAACAGGAATATCGCACAAAGCGATTGAGAACGCTGAACAAAGCCTCTGGCGAAGCCATGGAATCCCTTGCTGTACTGCGGGAGGCAAACTGCCGTGCCGAAATTACCGATGCACTCAGCGGCTATGTTGTCAGCATGATTGAAGAGATCGCTTCACTAGCTCCCGATTCTGATCTGCTGCAGGACATCAGCGCCCAGAAAGAAACCACTGACCGGGTCAGCGCAGTGCCCGGCGGTTTTAATAATGACCGGGCGTTAAAGAAAGCCCAGATCCATATTCAACATGCTGAAAAACTATGTATCGAGATGGCCCAGTCCGGCAAACTCAGTGTATCCAGGGCTAAGCAGTTTCAGCAAGACCTCTACTGGCTGCATGTCTCGGTCTTTGTGGAAGCCCATATTCAACAGGGCAACTCTTATCTTGACCGGGATGATAAGCTGCTGGCAATGTCCCATTACAAACACGCCAAAGCGATGATTGCACGGGCCAATGTTCCGCAGAAACAGAAACAGGACTATATCGATACCATCAGAGATCTGCTTAACCGGGCGCGTCCCAGTAGCGCTATGGCTGCCGGAAACCTTGCGGCATCACTTGAAGAACTGACCGCGAAAGAAAGCAAAGAGGAGCAAGGTTAA